A genomic region of Alkalispirochaeta americana contains the following coding sequences:
- a CDS encoding carbohydrate ABC transporter permease, which produces MPKDRNWLRWIEKESTQGYLMIAPNSIGLLVFYIIPILWSVLLAFHQWDGLSAMEWAGINNFRVLVEDVNFLSALRNTAVYTALVVPAILLLVLSFGMLLAHDVLAVTRHLRTLYFLPLMTMPVAAALVWKWLLNMRFGLVNRVLAGLGIDPVPWLSSSSYVLYSIVFIGIWLGVAYNLIVIIAGIRGIPRGYYEAAEIDGASGLDRFFRITLPLLTPSIFFILVTQLITCFQVFDTAFVILGSDPPGSLHRAGSTVVMSIYEQGFVFFNMGYSSAQAVVLFAVVLSITIGQFSFQKRWVHYG; this is translated from the coding sequence GTGCCAAAAGATCGGAACTGGCTTCGGTGGATCGAGAAGGAATCAACCCAGGGGTATTTGATGATCGCCCCGAACTCGATAGGACTTCTGGTGTTCTACATAATACCGATTTTGTGGTCGGTGCTCCTGGCCTTTCACCAATGGGACGGACTCTCTGCCATGGAGTGGGCGGGGATAAACAACTTTCGCGTTCTTGTGGAGGATGTGAATTTTCTGTCAGCCCTTCGTAATACCGCCGTCTATACGGCTCTGGTTGTTCCTGCGATTCTTCTCCTGGTTCTCTCTTTTGGAATGCTTCTGGCTCATGATGTCCTTGCGGTAACCAGGCATCTGAGGACCCTCTATTTCCTTCCTCTTATGACGATGCCCGTGGCCGCCGCCCTTGTCTGGAAGTGGTTGTTGAATATGCGATTCGGACTGGTCAACAGGGTTCTGGCAGGTCTGGGCATAGACCCCGTTCCCTGGCTCTCCTCCTCTTCGTATGTGCTTTATTCCATTGTTTTCATAGGGATCTGGCTTGGAGTGGCATACAACCTCATCGTCATCATCGCGGGGATCCGAGGTATTCCCCGCGGCTATTATGAGGCTGCCGAGATTGATGGAGCGTCCGGGTTGGATCGCTTCTTTCGCATTACCCTCCCTCTTTTGACACCCTCCATTTTCTTTATCCTGGTCACGCAGCTGATCACCTGTTTTCAGGTTTTTGACACTGCCTTTGTTATTTTGGGGTCCGACCCTCCCGGTTCTCTGCATCGGGCTGGAAGCACTGTCGTCATGAGCATCTACGAACAGGGTTTTGTGTTCTTCAACATGGGGTATTCGTCAGCTCAGGCGGTAGTGCTCTTTGCGGTTGTCCTTTCCATCACGATCGGGCAATTTTCTTTCCAGAAAAGGTGGGTTCATTATGGGTAA
- a CDS encoding carbohydrate ABC transporter permease, with protein sequence MGNRINRQKGDVARKVIYGIVVLGGGILMALPFIWMTLSSLKTEAELMMTPPSFFPRNPVTENYALVMRDLPFLLFYRNTIMVTVLRSVSQILCCSMAAFAFAKIRFPGRNMIFLGLLAVLMVPHQMILVPNYIIMRFLGLSNTLLAVALPGMFSAFGMFLLRQFYLTLPDEFLDSGKIDGCTHFGIFAKLYFPLTQTAVMALLIFTVMYSWNDFIWPLIISSSDRTRVLSVGIALLQGQSRIFYNQIMAGAVMATLPVIALFVSLQRYFVQGIALTGVKG encoded by the coding sequence ATGGGTAATCGAATAAATCGGCAAAAAGGTGATGTTGCAAGAAAAGTCATCTATGGAATTGTCGTTCTGGGAGGCGGAATCCTGATGGCCCTCCCTTTCATCTGGATGACTTTGTCCTCCCTGAAAACCGAGGCGGAGCTGATGATGACGCCTCCTTCGTTTTTCCCCCGCAACCCCGTTACAGAAAACTATGCCCTGGTAATGCGGGATCTTCCTTTTCTGCTGTTCTATCGAAATACCATCATGGTAACGGTCCTGCGCTCTGTCTCACAGATTCTGTGTTGTTCCATGGCGGCTTTCGCCTTTGCAAAGATTCGATTTCCCGGAAGAAACATGATTTTTCTGGGCCTTCTGGCAGTTCTGATGGTGCCCCATCAGATGATCCTGGTTCCCAATTACATTATCATGAGGTTTCTGGGGTTATCGAATACCCTTCTGGCTGTGGCCCTGCCGGGAATGTTCAGCGCCTTCGGTATGTTCCTGTTGCGGCAGTTTTACCTTACCTTGCCCGATGAGTTCCTCGACTCGGGTAAAATTGATGGATGCACCCACTTCGGGATCTTTGCGAAGCTCTACTTTCCCCTCACCCAGACGGCTGTAATGGCGCTGCTGATTTTCACGGTGATGTACTCCTGGAACGATTTTATCTGGCCTCTTATTATCAGCTCTTCCGACAGAACCCGGGTCCTCTCCGTGGGAATCGCTTTGCTCCAGGGGCAAAGCCGGATTTTTTATAACCAGATCATGGCAGGGGCGGTGATGGCCACGTTGCCGGTGATCGCGCTGTTTGTCTCGCTTCAACGATATTTCGTGCAGGGAATTGCTCTCACGGGAGTCAAGGGATAA
- a CDS encoding MFS transporter, translating into MIRYILFRFFQDLVLVYPVYVILFRESGLDYLQVSWLLAIWSVPVILLEVPSGMIADRWSRKWSLVIGMALKGTGFLVWHIRPDFPGFALGFIFWGLQEAINTGTTEALLYDALKSRNREARFVEIAGWGAAAARGAILLSLLGGGLLFAHSPSAVMLLSSLAMAAAALCAATLPEERSCLASPDKPPFSLKEEVSLAMAIPGLIKFVLYGSLATVVWGVLDEYDFLFGHTLGVPLAAIGLWGGTRFFLEALGSGLAAPLQRRFRLDNPLRLAWWIALAAAALWMGVITGHRLLLPLYFGFYLMMAAAEVIYQGWIQERISSEGRATVSSLVSLIAEVLGLVLLLAAGPVSQGWGLKALFMGGSLVIVVATALFTALWRRARP; encoded by the coding sequence ATGATCCGCTACATTCTCTTTCGTTTTTTTCAGGACCTTGTTCTGGTCTATCCCGTCTACGTGATCCTTTTCCGGGAATCGGGTCTTGATTACCTGCAGGTATCGTGGCTCCTGGCAATCTGGAGCGTCCCCGTAATCCTCCTTGAGGTTCCTTCGGGAATGATCGCCGACCGGTGGAGCAGGAAGTGGTCTCTGGTGATCGGTATGGCCCTGAAAGGAACAGGATTTCTGGTCTGGCATATCCGCCCGGACTTTCCCGGCTTTGCCCTGGGGTTTATCTTCTGGGGACTGCAAGAGGCGATCAATACCGGAACAACCGAGGCACTTCTCTACGATGCCCTGAAATCCCGAAACAGGGAGGCGCGCTTTGTTGAAATAGCAGGCTGGGGAGCCGCCGCAGCCCGGGGGGCCATATTACTCTCTCTCCTGGGGGGAGGATTGCTCTTTGCACATAGCCCGTCGGCGGTGATGCTTCTCTCATCTCTGGCCATGGCAGCGGCGGCGCTCTGCGCGGCGACACTCCCGGAAGAGAGATCCTGCCTGGCATCCCCCGACAAGCCCCCCTTCTCCCTGAAAGAGGAGGTGTCTCTGGCCATGGCCATCCCGGGGCTCATCAAGTTCGTTCTCTACGGAAGCCTTGCCACTGTTGTCTGGGGGGTCCTGGATGAGTACGATTTTCTCTTTGGCCACACCCTGGGCGTTCCCCTGGCAGCGATCGGTCTCTGGGGAGGAACCCGGTTCTTTCTGGAGGCCCTGGGCTCCGGACTGGCGGCCCCCCTGCAACGCAGATTCAGGCTGGATAATCCACTCCGGCTGGCCTGGTGGATCGCACTGGCAGCGGCGGCGCTATGGATGGGCGTGATCACCGGGCACCGCCTCCTCTTGCCCCTCTACTTCGGTTTTTATCTCATGATGGCGGCCGCCGAGGTTATCTACCAGGGATGGATCCAGGAACGAATCAGCTCCGAAGGCAGGGCGACAGTCTCCTCGCTGGTATCGCTGATTGCCGAGGTTCTCGGTTTGGTCCTGCTCCTGGCAGCAGGACCGGTGAGCCAGGGGTGGGGGCTGAAGGCGCTCTTTATGGGAGGAAGCCTGGTGATCGTCGTCGCCACGGCACTTTTTACTGCGCTCTGGAGAAGGGCTCGACCCTGA
- a CDS encoding GGDEF domain-containing protein — MGRHKRGGPRHNLRHTKELEQAFLGFLEVYLTERNMDGIIPFLSPHMTGFGTALNERGDSLEQSLELFARDLEQAPDPIPHELLFLEALPLGRDSGFVRAEADLHASVLGQRVDLLNCRFTAVFRDCPNRGMWCIEHFHISLPSVGEGDYESYPVAKLEEQATLLERLVQERTKELRQARDRLEVVAATDTLTGISNRLKAGEVLHRELARLQRYGGVFSVVLLDIDFFKTVNDRFGHHGGDQVLRETARLLREGVRDTDTVARWGGEEFLLLCPENSVGEAAALAERLRGTCATHDFEIPRRVTASFGVAQAVPGDSPESLVERADRALYRAKEGGRNRVEADEGPSHPG; from the coding sequence ATGGGTCGGCACAAGCGGGGTGGTCCACGCCATAACCTGCGTCACACCAAAGAGCTGGAACAAGCCTTTCTCGGATTCCTTGAGGTGTACCTGACCGAACGGAATATGGACGGGATAATACCCTTCCTGAGTCCCCACATGACGGGGTTTGGAACGGCTTTAAACGAGCGGGGCGATTCCCTGGAGCAGTCCCTGGAACTCTTTGCCCGGGATCTGGAGCAGGCCCCCGATCCGATTCCTCACGAACTGCTCTTTCTTGAGGCCCTTCCCCTTGGCCGTGATTCAGGCTTTGTCCGCGCCGAGGCCGATCTTCATGCGTCTGTTCTGGGTCAACGGGTGGATCTTCTCAACTGTCGGTTCACGGCTGTTTTTCGGGACTGCCCCAACCGGGGGATGTGGTGCATTGAGCATTTCCACATCTCTCTTCCCTCGGTGGGTGAGGGAGATTACGAATCCTATCCCGTGGCAAAACTGGAGGAGCAGGCAACTCTTTTGGAGCGGCTGGTCCAGGAGCGAACCAAAGAGCTCCGGCAGGCCCGGGATCGGCTGGAGGTGGTGGCTGCCACAGATACGCTTACGGGTATTTCCAACCGTCTCAAAGCTGGTGAAGTGTTGCACCGGGAGCTGGCCCGGTTGCAACGGTACGGAGGGGTTTTCTCGGTTGTTCTTCTGGATATCGATTTTTTCAAGACCGTCAACGATCGCTTTGGTCATCACGGGGGTGATCAGGTCTTGCGGGAGACGGCAAGGCTCTTGCGGGAGGGGGTTCGTGATACCGATACGGTAGCGCGCTGGGGTGGAGAGGAGTTTCTTCTGCTCTGTCCGGAGAACTCCGTCGGGGAGGCCGCTGCCTTGGCGGAGCGGCTCCGGGGAACCTGTGCTACCCATGATTTTGAGATACCCCGTCGCGTAACGGCAAGCTTTGGGGTGGCTCAGGCCGTTCCCGGCGATTCGCCTGAATCGCTGGTGGAGCGGGCCGACCGGGCGCTCTACCGGGCCAAGGAAGGCGGAAGAAACCGGGTGGAGGCCGACGAAGGGCCTTCTCATCCTGGCTAG
- a CDS encoding YaaA family protein codes for MIVLLSPAKTQNFQYHPSVKESSEPRFDREAREIARCLQALSPRELARLMKTSDRLSGETAEAFRLWKEERAPRLQAIYAYTGEVYRALDAPSISEADILYAQNHLRILSGLYGLLRPLDSISPYRLEMATPLAVGEKKNLYHYWREKITPALGDEGAPVINLASQEYSRIIVPAMLQGSFITPLFKEDRGDTCKTIAIHAKRARGKMARWIVTNRPQGVEDLQSFCADGYRYRQDLSKPDQPVFVRTVPG; via the coding sequence ATGATTGTCCTGCTCTCACCCGCCAAGACCCAGAACTTCCAGTATCACCCGTCCGTGAAAGAATCCTCGGAACCACGCTTTGACAGGGAAGCTCGGGAAATTGCCCGCTGTCTTCAGGCCTTATCTCCCCGGGAGCTGGCCCGCCTGATGAAAACAAGCGATCGCTTGTCCGGGGAGACAGCCGAGGCGTTCCGCCTCTGGAAGGAGGAACGGGCCCCCCGCCTCCAGGCGATCTATGCCTACACCGGCGAGGTCTACCGGGCGCTGGACGCTCCGAGCATATCCGAAGCCGATATCCTCTACGCCCAGAACCATCTGCGCATCCTCTCAGGGCTCTACGGCCTCCTGCGGCCCCTGGATTCGATCAGCCCCTACCGCCTGGAAATGGCCACTCCCCTCGCCGTGGGAGAGAAGAAAAACCTCTACCACTACTGGAGAGAAAAAATAACCCCGGCCCTGGGAGACGAAGGAGCTCCCGTTATCAACCTGGCTTCCCAGGAGTATTCCCGCATCATCGTCCCGGCGATGCTCCAGGGGAGCTTTATCACCCCCCTCTTCAAGGAGGACCGGGGAGACACCTGCAAGACGATCGCCATCCATGCAAAGCGGGCCCGGGGGAAGATGGCCCGGTGGATAGTCACCAATCGGCCCCAGGGGGTTGAAGATCTGCAGAGCTTTTGCGCCGACGGCTATCGGTACCGGCAGGATCTCTCGAAGCCGGACCAGCCGGTCTTCGTCCGGACCGTGCCGGGATGA
- a CDS encoding nitroreductase family protein has translation MTVQEAIRTRKSVRAFSDQPVEHSKIEAVLEAARLAPSARNRQEWRLVVVTGEETRKQLMHAAGNQPFVGEAPVVIVCCAETAREKMTCGLESYPIDVAIAIDHMTLAAVELGLGTCWIGKFDPSAVREICGIPREIEVVELLPLGYPKDPQVTEKPRLALDEIVRWERW, from the coding sequence ATGACTGTACAGGAAGCAATCAGAACACGGAAAAGCGTGCGGGCCTTCTCGGATCAGCCCGTGGAACACAGCAAGATAGAGGCCGTCCTGGAAGCGGCGCGCCTGGCACCCTCGGCGAGAAATCGCCAGGAATGGCGTCTGGTGGTGGTCACCGGGGAAGAGACCCGGAAGCAGCTCATGCACGCCGCAGGAAATCAGCCCTTTGTGGGCGAAGCCCCGGTGGTGATCGTCTGCTGCGCCGAAACGGCCAGGGAGAAGATGACCTGTGGCCTTGAGAGCTACCCCATTGATGTGGCGATCGCCATCGATCATATGACCCTGGCGGCCGTGGAGCTGGGTCTGGGCACGTGCTGGATCGGAAAGTTCGATCCTTCGGCGGTTCGGGAGATCTGCGGAATCCCCCGGGAGATCGAAGTGGTGGAGCTGCTCCCCCTGGGATACCCCAAAGATCCCCAGGTGACGGAAAAACCGCGTCTGGCCCTGGACGAGATCGTCCGGTGGGAGCGCTGGTAA
- a CDS encoding flavodoxin, protein MAKTLIVFGSSTGATEDVARSIAQALENADVVNVTDWNEDSLKELGSFDLILLGASTWGIGDLQDDWHVKLGLLEQAPLAGKKVALFGTGDQESYPDSFVDALGILAEAAEQAGATIIGQTSTEGYTHEESRGVRNGLFLGLAIDQDNQAELTEERIANWISTIKAAV, encoded by the coding sequence ATGGCAAAGACATTGATTGTATTCGGCTCCTCCACGGGCGCCACCGAGGATGTGGCCCGGTCGATCGCACAAGCCCTGGAAAACGCCGACGTTGTGAACGTCACCGACTGGAATGAGGACTCCCTGAAGGAGCTGGGGTCCTTTGACCTGATACTGCTGGGAGCCTCCACCTGGGGAATTGGCGATCTCCAGGACGACTGGCATGTGAAGCTCGGCCTTCTGGAACAGGCACCCCTGGCGGGGAAAAAGGTTGCCCTCTTTGGCACGGGAGATCAGGAAAGTTATCCCGACTCTTTTGTGGACGCCCTGGGAATACTGGCCGAGGCAGCAGAACAGGCGGGAGCGACAATCATCGGCCAGACCTCAACCGAAGGCTACACCCACGAGGAATCCCGGGGGGTGCGGAACGGTCTCTTCCTGGGGCTGGCCATAGACCAGGACAACCAGGCGGAGCTCACCGAGGAGAGAATAGCCAACTGGATTTCCACGATTAAAGCCGCCGTCTAA
- a CDS encoding HRDC domain-containing protein gives MKETSPLQNDTREYRYIDSDPLFASYRDSLAQRRVGIVALDLEAEFNLHVYGEHFCLLQIFDGHEAVLVDPRRVSMDPLRAFLEDRDLLKITYDSASDRALLFRTQNIRMRGLLDLRPAVELLEFEKRGLSAVLEATLGIAPVGGKKKYQQYNWMRRPLDPGAIVYALEDVLHLFELQKHLFALLQEKGLLERYILENLKVQDLDPQVGRRPGFLRTRRFYSLSSRKQALLEALYQVREGYAQGENVPPDRVLPNRTLLDIVDEKVRLEDLRPGRGITRGVFSSMISEMIQARDGEALPRETSSSRPVIPGQKDSAGVSP, from the coding sequence ATGAAAGAGACTTCTCCTTTGCAGAACGATACCAGGGAGTATCGCTATATTGACTCGGACCCGCTCTTTGCTTCCTACCGGGATAGTCTTGCGCAACGGCGTGTCGGAATTGTGGCCCTTGATCTGGAAGCGGAGTTTAATCTTCACGTCTACGGGGAGCATTTCTGTCTGCTCCAGATCTTCGATGGCCACGAGGCCGTCCTGGTAGATCCCCGGAGGGTTTCCATGGACCCGCTTCGGGCGTTTCTGGAGGATCGGGACCTGCTCAAGATCACCTATGATTCGGCAAGCGACCGGGCCTTGCTCTTCCGGACCCAGAACATACGTATGCGGGGGCTTCTTGATCTGCGTCCCGCCGTGGAGCTTCTGGAGTTTGAAAAGCGTGGTCTTTCGGCGGTCCTCGAGGCGACTCTTGGCATTGCCCCGGTGGGAGGAAAGAAAAAATATCAGCAGTACAACTGGATGCGCCGCCCTCTTGATCCCGGGGCTATCGTCTATGCTCTGGAAGACGTGCTTCACCTCTTCGAGCTTCAAAAGCATCTCTTTGCCCTTCTTCAGGAGAAGGGCCTCCTGGAGCGGTATATCCTGGAGAACCTGAAAGTTCAGGATCTGGATCCCCAGGTAGGGCGCAGGCCCGGCTTTCTTCGCACACGGCGGTTCTACAGCCTTTCCTCCCGGAAACAGGCCCTTCTGGAGGCCCTGTACCAGGTTCGGGAGGGCTATGCCCAGGGAGAAAACGTGCCCCCCGACAGGGTGCTCCCCAACCGAACGCTCCTCGACATAGTGGATGAAAAGGTCCGTCTGGAAGACCTCCGGCCGGGGCGCGGGATCACGCGTGGTGTCTTCTCTTCCATGATATCCGAGATGATCCAGGCGCGGGACGGAGAGGCCTTGCCTCGGGAGACGTCCTCTTCCCGGCCAGTGATCCCCGGTCAGAAAGATTCTGCCGGGGTATCCCCCTAA
- a CDS encoding ribonucleoside triphosphate reductase translates to METTTTHLFRSVVKRNGQLEPYDNHKIALAIEKAFKAQNEPISREQLYSMVEDAENRLARHLEGRHPNSAPAIEEIQDVVEETLILSGQVAVAKAYIIYRARHEAIRSTRSLMLDIEHTMDGYLDRSDWRVNENANVNFSLGGLILHNSGTITANYWLRNVYSPAVAEAHRNADFHIHDLSMFSGYCAGWSLRQLIWEGLGGISDKIASKPAKHLGTLVQQMVNFLGVMQNEWAGAQAFSSFDTYLAPFVKVDNLGYDEVKQAIQSFVFGVNTPSRWGSQAPFTNITLDWTVPPDLRDQPAVVGGRVLDFTYNECQEEMDLINRAFLEQMIEGDANGRGFQYPIPTYNITQDFAWETGNARLLFEMTSRYGTPYFQNFLNSNLDPCDVRSMCCRLQLDKRELRKRGGGLFGSDEFTGSIGVVTINLPRIGFLARSETEFFQRLDHLMDLAAESLTMKRKVVNQLMESGLFPYTRRYLRHLNNHFSTIGLVGMNEALRNFMDKDISDPEARSFAGKILDHMRERLVKYQEETGDLFNLEATPAEGTSYRLAKHDTERYPTIITAGDDTPYYTNSSHLPVEHTRDLFDALDIQDELQTKYTGGTVFHAFLGEAIEDWQACASLVRIIAQNYHVPYFTISPTFSVCPSHGYLSGEHHTCPHCGEEAEVYSRIVGYYRSLKNWNKGKRAEFSERETYQIKKGERTALEPHAS, encoded by the coding sequence ATGGAGACCACCACCACTCACCTGTTCCGCAGTGTGGTAAAACGAAACGGACAATTGGAGCCCTACGACAATCATAAAATTGCCCTGGCCATCGAGAAAGCCTTCAAGGCACAAAATGAACCGATTTCCCGGGAACAACTCTATAGCATGGTAGAGGATGCCGAAAACCGGCTGGCCCGGCACCTGGAGGGACGTCACCCCAATTCAGCCCCCGCGATCGAAGAGATCCAGGACGTGGTGGAAGAGACCCTGATTCTCTCAGGCCAGGTGGCTGTCGCCAAGGCCTACATCATATACCGGGCCCGCCACGAAGCGATCCGCTCAACCCGCTCACTCATGCTGGACATAGAGCATACCATGGACGGCTATCTGGACCGCTCGGACTGGCGGGTCAACGAGAACGCCAACGTGAACTTCAGTTTGGGCGGCCTTATCCTCCACAATTCCGGAACCATCACCGCCAACTACTGGTTGCGCAACGTCTATTCTCCAGCCGTGGCCGAGGCGCATCGCAACGCCGATTTCCACATTCACGATCTCTCCATGTTCAGCGGCTACTGCGCCGGCTGGTCCTTGCGGCAACTCATCTGGGAAGGCCTTGGCGGCATATCGGACAAAATCGCCAGCAAGCCGGCAAAACACCTGGGAACGCTGGTTCAGCAGATGGTGAACTTCCTGGGAGTCATGCAGAACGAGTGGGCCGGAGCCCAGGCCTTTTCCAGCTTCGACACCTATCTGGCTCCCTTTGTAAAGGTAGACAATCTTGGGTACGACGAGGTGAAACAGGCGATACAAAGCTTTGTCTTCGGCGTGAACACACCCAGCAGGTGGGGAAGCCAGGCGCCCTTCACCAATATTACCCTGGACTGGACGGTACCCCCCGATTTGCGCGATCAGCCCGCCGTGGTGGGAGGCCGCGTCCTTGACTTCACCTATAACGAATGCCAGGAAGAGATGGACCTTATCAACAGAGCCTTTCTGGAGCAGATGATAGAGGGCGACGCCAACGGCAGGGGCTTTCAGTATCCGATTCCCACCTACAATATCACCCAGGATTTTGCATGGGAAACAGGGAACGCCCGGCTCCTCTTCGAGATGACATCCCGCTACGGCACCCCCTATTTTCAGAACTTCCTCAACAGCAACCTCGACCCCTGTGATGTGCGGTCCATGTGCTGCCGGTTGCAACTGGACAAGCGGGAACTTCGGAAACGGGGGGGCGGGCTCTTCGGATCCGACGAGTTCACTGGATCCATCGGCGTGGTTACCATCAACCTGCCCCGCATCGGCTTTCTGGCCCGATCAGAAACGGAGTTTTTCCAGCGCCTGGATCACCTGATGGACCTGGCCGCAGAGAGCCTCACCATGAAGCGAAAGGTGGTAAACCAGCTCATGGAGAGCGGGCTCTTTCCCTATACGCGCCGGTACCTGCGACACCTGAACAATCATTTCTCCACCATTGGCCTGGTAGGGATGAACGAGGCCCTGCGCAATTTCATGGATAAGGACATCAGCGATCCCGAGGCCCGATCCTTTGCCGGAAAAATCCTGGACCACATGCGCGAGCGCCTGGTGAAATACCAGGAGGAGACGGGAGATCTTTTCAACCTGGAGGCAACTCCCGCCGAGGGAACCAGTTACCGTCTGGCAAAACACGACACGGAGCGGTATCCCACGATCATCACCGCCGGAGACGACACCCCCTATTATACAAACTCCTCGCATCTGCCCGTGGAGCACACCCGGGATCTCTTCGATGCCCTGGATATTCAGGACGAGCTCCAGACAAAATACACAGGGGGCACGGTGTTTCACGCCTTTCTGGGTGAGGCCATCGAGGACTGGCAGGCCTGTGCCTCGCTGGTGCGGATAATCGCCCAGAACTACCACGTACCCTACTTCACCATCTCCCCCACCTTCTCGGTGTGCCCGAGTCACGGATACCTGAGTGGCGAGCATCACACCTGTCCCCATTGCGGTGAGGAAGCCGAGGTCTATTCCCGCATCGTGGGGTACTATCGCTCGTTGAAAAACTGGAACAAGGGGAAACGGGCCGAGTTCTCGGAGCGTGAGACCTACCAGATCAAGAAGGGAGAGCGCACCGCCCTGGAACCCCATGCCTCTTGA
- a CDS encoding anaerobic ribonucleoside-triphosphate reductase activating protein — protein MPLERLGIQKTTLLDYPGRVAAVLFTHGCPLRCPYCHNPELITGPEPDSFIPRGEIFEILERRKHLLQGVVITGGEPLLHQDLGDLVEEIASLGLAVKLDTSGAFPERLQEILGNHPIDLVALDLKTAPGQYHRVGGSGEAILQSLEVLRSWGGRYLLRTTLAPQVVTDQDLACLENLVLPGEEWNHQPLRD, from the coding sequence ATGCCTCTTGAGAGACTGGGGATACAGAAAACAACGCTCCTTGATTATCCGGGGCGCGTGGCGGCGGTGCTGTTTACCCACGGGTGCCCCCTGCGCTGTCCCTACTGCCACAACCCGGAGTTAATCACCGGCCCCGAACCGGATTCATTCATTCCCCGGGGAGAGATTTTCGAAATCCTGGAGCGCCGGAAGCATCTCCTGCAAGGGGTGGTCATCACCGGGGGAGAACCCCTGCTCCACCAGGACCTGGGCGACCTGGTGGAGGAGATCGCCTCCCTGGGACTGGCAGTAAAACTGGATACCTCGGGAGCTTTTCCGGAGCGCCTTCAGGAGATACTCGGGAATCACCCTATCGATCTGGTCGCTCTGGATCTCAAGACGGCACCCGGCCAGTACCACCGAGTGGGAGGCAGCGGCGAAGCGATACTCCAGTCACTGGAGGTTCTGCGCTCCTGGGGCGGGCGCTATCTGCTTCGAACCACCCTGGCCCCCCAGGTGGTGACAGACCAGGATCTTGCCTGCCTGGAAAACCTGGTGCTCCCCGGCGAGGAGTGGAACCACCAGCCCCTGAGAGATTAG